Sequence from the Corallococcus sp. EGB genome:
TCCTGAAGGGGCAGTCGTCGATGGCCTGGCTGATGGTCCGACGGGTGGACGCACATCCTCGCCCATGGGGGGCTTCCAGCACGGGACTCCACTTGCCGGCACCATTGGGCAGGGCCACGGGGGGGCGCGCATGGCGGGTGGATTGCTTCACGGTGCCTTGGGACGCCTGGGGCAGTGGGCTGCGCGTCTCTGGCGCTCGATGGCCATGTCCGCGGGACGGCCTCCTTCTTGAGCAACGGTCCTGGCCTCCTGCGTAGAGTTCGCACCATGGACACCGTGCCCCTCATTGACGTCCGAGCCCTCGTCGACCCCATGTCGAGCCTCCGGGCCCGACGGGACGTCGCCGCCCGCATGGGCTCGGCCTGCAGGAACACCGGCTTCTTCTATGTCGTGGGCCACGGCGTGGACGTGGGGCTCCAGTCGCGGCTGGAGGCGCTGGCTCGGGACTTCTTCGCCCGGCCGGAGGAGGAGAAGCTGCGCGTGCGCATGGGGTTCGGGGGGAAGGCATGGCGAGGCTTCTTCCCCGTGGGCGGGGAGCTCACGTCGGGCCGGCCGGACCGCAAGGAGGGGCTGTACTTCGGAACGGAGCTGCCTCCGGATGATCCTCGTGTGCGCGCCGGCACACCGCTGCATGGTCCGAACCTGTTCCCCCGGGAGCCGGAAGGGCTGGGCTGTGCGGTGCTCGAGTACATGGCGGCCCTGACGTCACTGGGACACGCGCTGATGTCCGGCATCGCGCTCAGCCTGGACCTGGAGGCGGACTTCTTCGCCACTCGTTACATGGCGGACCCCACGGTGCTGTTCCGCATCTTCAACTACCCGCCGGGCCCGGAGGTGGACGCCCAAGGGCTGCCGGTCTGGGGCGTGGGCGAGCACACAGACTACGGCGTGCTCACCATCCTCAAGCAGGACGACGCGGGCGGGCTCCAGGTGAAGACGCGCCAGGACGGACACACGCGGTGGGTGGACGCTCCTCCGGTGGAGAACGCGTTCGTGTGCAACATCGGCGACATGCTCGACCGGATGACGCGCGGCGTGTACCGCTCCACGCCGCACCGGGTACTCAACCGCGCGGGCCGCGACCGGCTGTCCCTGCCGTTCTTCTTCGATCCGGACTGGACGGCGGAGGTGCGGGCCATCGACTCACCGACGCTGAAGGACGCGGGCTCGGACGACCACGCCGAGCGGTGGGACCGCCAGAGCGTCCACTCCTTCCAGGGCACCTACGGGGACTACCTGCTTGGAAAGGTGGGGAAGGTGTTCCCCGACCTGCGCTCGGAGGTGCTGTAGCGGCGCTCAGGAGTGCCACAGCCACCGGGCCTCAGTGGAGTCCTGGAGGGAGGGGGAGCGGTCTTCACCTGGGCGGCGTGGAGCTGGAGGCGGCGCTGTCCGCGGCGGCGTGTCAGGCGTAGCGCTGACGGGGGCGCAGGTCCCCGGCTTCATCCCAGCCATCCGAAGTTCCGCAGACGCTCACCCTTCACGTTCATGAGCCCCTTGAGGGAGCGCGCGGCCAACGGGCCCGCCCCGTTCGGGCACGCAGCCCCCGCGGCTTGGGTCACGGGCCCTCTCCGCAGAAAGCAGACGGGCGATGCCCGCCGAAGCGCGCATCGCCCGTGGGTCGACCTTGAAACGGGTGCGCCTTTACGCGCCCGCGTACTTGCGACGGAATTCGTGGATCTCCGCCAGCCGGAACGTGCCCGGCTCCGGAGCAATCGCCTCCGGCGCGTCGTAGGGCAGGTTCATCAGCCGCTCGTACTCCTCCACCGACACGCGCTCGCGCTTCGCCAGCACCGCGTCCAGGTCCGCGCGGGCCATGCGCTCCGCGGCCTTCTCACCCACGACGCCGGAGTAGAACTCCGCGCAGGAACCGCTGCCGTAGGACAACAGGCCGATGCGCTGACCCGCCAGCGCCGCGCCCTCCGCGTGCAGCTGGCCCGCGAGCGCCAGGTACAGCGACGCCGTGTAGACGTTGCCCACCCGCGCGTTCAGCCCCAGCGACCTCGCCACCTGCGCGTCGTAGCTGGCCTGCGACTTCGCCGCTTCGTCGCGCGCCTCGGGCGTGGCCGGCCCGTTGCCCGAGTCCTCCAGGTCGCACAGCCGCACCTGCGCGTGCGCCTTGCGCGCCATCTTGCAGAAGGGCACGTGGTACAGGATGCGCGCCAGCTGCTCGCTGGGCAGCTTCGAATCCCAACGCACCAGCCCCTGCTCCATGGCGCGCTCGCGCCAGCCCCGGTACGCGCCCGCCATGGCGTCCAGGTAGCAGGTGATGGAGTAGTGCCCGTCCACCAGCGCCTCGCGCCGGCCCACCGGCCGCCAGAAGTCATACACGTCCGCGGTGCTTACGCCGTTGAGCCCCACGTCGATGGCCAGCAGGTCCGGCGTCTCCGACACCAGCAGCGCCACCGCGCCGCCGCCCTGCGTGGGCTCGCCCGCCGTCTTCAGGCCGTAGCGCGCGATGTCCGTGCACACCACCAGCGCGGAGCGGCCCGCCGCCGCGCCGGAGGCGATCCACTCCACCGCCGCCATCAGCCCCGCCGTGCCGCCGTAGCACGCGTGCTGCGAGTCGAACGTGCGCATGGAGCGCGGCAGCTTCAACAGGCCGTGCACGTGCGACGCGATGGGCTTCGAGTGGTCCACGCCCGTCTCCGTGCCCACCACCAGCATGCCCAGCCTGGACGTGTCCACGCCCTGCTGCTGGATGAGCCGCGCGGCCGCTGTCGCCGCCAGCGACACGGAGTCCTCGCCCGGGTCGTTGACCGCCATCTCCTTCGCGCCCAGGCCCGCGGTGAACTTCGCCGGGTCCACGCCGCGCGCCCGCGCCAGGTCCTCGATGTCCACGTACCGCCGGGGGACCGCCACCGCCAGCGCTTCGATTCCAACCCGCTTCTTCATGGGGAACTCCTCAAGTCAAAAGGTCGAAGAATCCAGAACGCGTCACGCCGCCGGCGGCACCAGCACCAGCCGGCCCGCCACTTCCCGGTTCTCCAGCCGGAAGTGCGCGCGGCTCGCGTCCGCCAGCGCCACCTCCTCCGACACGAAGGGGCGGATGAGGCCCTTGGCCGTCAGCCGGAGCGACTCGTCCAACTCCTCGCGCGTCGTCGCGTAGGCGCCCAGGATCTCCAGCTCCTTCACGATGACCAGCCCGGGGTTGAGGTTCACCACCCCGGACTCCAGGTTGCCCACCACCACCACGCGCCCGCCGGGCGCCATGGCCTTGAGCGTCTGGTCGAAGGTGGCGCTACCGACGATCTCCACCGCCACGTCCACCCCCTGGCCCTGCGTGCGCTTGCGCGCCTCCGACCCGAAGTCCAGGCCGCGCGAGACGATCACCTCGTCCGCGCCCGCCTCCTTGAGGGCCGCCACCTTCGCCTCGCCGGACGTGATGGCGATGACGCGCGCCCCGTCCACCTTGCACAGCTGCACGGCCGCCAGGCCCACGCCGCCGCTGGCGCCGGTGATGAGGACCGTCTCGCCGGCCTTCACCTTCGCCCGCGTGCGCAGCGTGTGGACGGCGGTGCCCAGCGTGCAGCACACCGTCGCCGCCACCGCCCAGGGCAGGTCGGAAGGCACGCGGCCCAGGCCGCGCACCGGGGCCACCATGAACTGCGCGTAGCCGCCCTGGAGCTCCTCGCCGAAGAAGCGGTTGTCCGTCTTGCACAGGCTGTTGCGGCCGGAGAGGCACAGCGCGCACTCGCCGCAGGACATGCGCTGGAGCGTCGCCGCGCGATCGCCCACCTTCCAGCCCACCGTGTCCGGGCCCACCTCCACCACCTCGCCCGCGGCCTCGTGTCCGAGGATGGCCGGCACGTGCGTGCGGGGCAGGTTGCCGCGGCGGTTGATGACGTCGTGGTAGCAGACGC
This genomic interval carries:
- a CDS encoding isopenicillin N synthase family oxygenase; translated protein: MDTVPLIDVRALVDPMSSLRARRDVAARMGSACRNTGFFYVVGHGVDVGLQSRLEALARDFFARPEEEKLRVRMGFGGKAWRGFFPVGGELTSGRPDRKEGLYFGTELPPDDPRVRAGTPLHGPNLFPREPEGLGCAVLEYMAALTSLGHALMSGIALSLDLEADFFATRYMADPTVLFRIFNYPPGPEVDAQGLPVWGVGEHTDYGVLTILKQDDAGGLQVKTRQDGHTRWVDAPPVENAFVCNIGDMLDRMTRGVYRSTPHRVLNRAGRDRLSLPFFFDPDWTAEVRAIDSPTLKDAGSDDHAERWDRQSVHSFQGTYGDYLLGKVGKVFPDLRSEVL
- a CDS encoding hydroxymethylglutaryl-CoA synthase family protein, yielding MKKRVGIEALAVAVPRRYVDIEDLARARGVDPAKFTAGLGAKEMAVNDPGEDSVSLAATAAARLIQQQGVDTSRLGMLVVGTETGVDHSKPIASHVHGLLKLPRSMRTFDSQHACYGGTAGLMAAVEWIASGAAAGRSALVVCTDIARYGLKTAGEPTQGGGAVALLVSETPDLLAIDVGLNGVSTADVYDFWRPVGRREALVDGHYSITCYLDAMAGAYRGWRERAMEQGLVRWDSKLPSEQLARILYHVPFCKMARKAHAQVRLCDLEDSGNGPATPEARDEAAKSQASYDAQVARSLGLNARVGNVYTASLYLALAGQLHAEGAALAGQRIGLLSYGSGSCAEFYSGVVGEKAAERMARADLDAVLAKRERVSVEEYERLMNLPYDAPEAIAPEPGTFRLAEIHEFRRKYAGA
- a CDS encoding zinc-binding dehydrogenase, giving the protein MEAVVLRQFGNAENLRLETVPVPRPGRGEVLLKVHACGVCYHDVINRRGNLPRTHVPAILGHEAAGEVVEVGPDTVGWKVGDRAATLQRMSCGECALCLSGRNSLCKTDNRFFGEELQGGYAQFMVAPVRGLGRVPSDLPWAVAATVCCTLGTAVHTLRTRAKVKAGETVLITGASGGVGLAAVQLCKVDGARVIAITSGEAKVAALKEAGADEVIVSRGLDFGSEARKRTQGQGVDVAVEIVGSATFDQTLKAMAPGGRVVVVGNLESGVVNLNPGLVIVKELEILGAYATTREELDESLRLTAKGLIRPFVSEEVALADASRAHFRLENREVAGRLVLVPPAA